In Triticum aestivum cultivar Chinese Spring chromosome 5B, IWGSC CS RefSeq v2.1, whole genome shotgun sequence, the following proteins share a genomic window:
- the LOC123111489 gene encoding uncharacterized protein: protein MSGRSGRGRGGGGGRPTKADQLMHGAIDHFGRMGYAESDIRSTVGQLIEVYGEDASSFLKEDDYRVVQDALFEKQEQEEQQQQQEKPKQNEAATSEARTASDMPIVDMHNEMPPGAELSVEGVDPMLIDPPAPEATMAPPAATGTSRAGRPCYGWISESESDSDYEEYLASRRQATHAPIPGSG, encoded by the exons ATGTCGGGGCGGAGCGGGCGCGGGCGCGGAGGCGGGGGCGGGAGGCCGACGAAGGCGGACCAGCTGATGCATGGGGCCATCGACCACTTCGGACGGATGGGCTACGCCGAGTCCGACATCCGCAGCACCGTCGGGCAACTCATCGAG GTCTATGGGGAGGATGCTTCGTCGTTCCTGAAGGAAGACGACTACCGGGTCGTGCAGGACGCGCTATTTGAgaagcaggagcaggaagagcagcagcagcagcaggagaagcCTAAA CAAAACGAAGCAGCAACCTCTGAGGCACGAACAGCAAGTGACATGCCAATTGTGGACATGCACAATGAGATGCCACCTGGGGCTGAGTTATCAGTTGAGGGAGTAGACCCTATGCTCATCGACCCGCCTGCTCCTGAGGCTACAATGGCACCTCCTGCAGCTACAGGAACTAGTAGAGCAGGGCGTCCCTGCTATGGATGGATTAGCGAATCTGAGAGTGATTCGGACTATGAAGAATACCTCGCCAGTCGACGACAGGCGACACATGCTCCAATCCCAGGAAGCGGCTGA